In Candidatus Schekmanbacteria bacterium RIFCSPLOWO2_02_FULL_38_14, the sequence CTGAAAAGCTGCAGAATCACCTACAAGGATTATTTTCCCGATTGCCGGCTTGCCAATAGGCGTCCATACAGTCCACCTGCAGGCAAACCTTTCAATAATTTTTGCTTCTCCAAACCAGTCCTTGACAACAGGATGCTCAAAAAATCTTTTCATCACATCCTTTTCGCTTATCTTTTTAAAATTAACAGGAGGCGCATACACCTCAACACAAGGCTCCTTTTCATCTTTTACAGGCTTTGGAAGCATGCTTCCTCCACCAACACCAGTAAAATCTGTCCCTGTAAACCTCACCCACGAATCATCATAAGGTGTCTTTACATTTACCATGTGGTAAGAAACAACGCTCGTATCAAAAATTACCTTTCTGTTTTTGTTAAGCCCAAGACTTTCAACAATCTTTGAGTTCACTCCGTCTGCTGCCAGAAGAAACCTTCCGGAAATCCACGAAGTTTTTCCACTACGGATTGTCTTTAGTCTCACTCCTTTTCCATTTTCTTCTGCTCCGGCAGAAACTGTCTGACTCTGAAATTTAACACCGGCTCTTGAAACATCTTCAAATAACCCTTTCAAGAGAGTTTCTTTATCAATTACCCTTGCAACAGCAGAATCTTTTTTCTCCATTATCACAGCTTTCCCTTTTGTTGATATCCTGACGCTTCTTTTTAAATCCCTGATGGCACCCTTGTAGGGAACTGAAAAGTTATTCTTGTGAAAAATAATTTTATCGCCTTGGAATGAATAGTTTTCGTTATGATAATTGGGTTCAATCATCCACATCGCGCAACAGGGCCGTGTGTACCGGTAAATCTCTTTCTTTAAATCAACAAGGACAATCTTCAACCCAAGCTCTGCGCATCTTTTTGCAGCCATCAGCCCTGAAGGTCCCCCTCCTGATATAATAACATCGCAATCCATGACTTGATTAAATAAACCTGATACAATAAATTTGCAAGTTGTTTTTAAATCTGCTATCTTGAACTAAATTTTTCGAGGAGGATTTCTATGCGCGATATGACTGAAAAAGAGATAAAAGACTTTATTGCAGAATGGACATGGGGAACAATTATTGCTGTTGATGGAGACAAACCCTATGCGATAGAAGTAACCTATGGTTCTGACGGGGAATACATTTACTGCGGCTCCCGCCCCGGAGGAAAAATGGCAAAATGCATAAAGGCAAACCCTAATATGATATTCAAAATATGCAACGCTGATGAAACCTACGCAACATGGAAAGCAGTGTCAGTATTTGCCAAAGCAGAAAGACTCGTAAAAAAAGAAGATATTATGCGCGGAATAAGACATATTGCAAAAGGCAGGGGAAGGGATGAATACGCCTATGACGCGATTGGTGAAAGGATGGCTGCTAACCCTGAAAATTCAAATGCGCTGAGAATTCCTATAAAAAATGCTACAGGTGTGATGAGCAGCTAAAATAGAGCGAACTTTACCACTCAAAAAAAACCTGATTAGGGTTTTTATCCTACTCAATTTTTATGAAATTATTGCTCTTTACACTGCAAAGAGGACACTTTTCATGCGGAGCTTCTTTTTCTGCTGTATACCCGCATACAGGGCATACAAAATAAGGATACTCTTCTTTTGATGTATCAAGATTATTAAGGAGTTTCTGATATAATTCTGCATGTCCCTTTTCAGTATCAAGCGCATATTTAAAAGACCTCTCAGCCTCCTTGTTCCCTTCCTGTTTTGCCTTTTCAAGCATTTCAGGATACATGTTCTTAAACTCATGAGTCTCTCCTGAAACTGCTTCCTGAAGGTTTTCTTTTGTGCTTCTTATTCCCTTCAAAGCACGCAGATGATTATGGGCATGAATGGTTTCAGCCTCTGCTGCTGCAAGAAAAAGCCTTGCAGCCTGATTATGACCTTCCCTTTTCGCCTTTTCTGCAAATGCTAAATATTTTCTGTTTGCCTGTGATTCTCCTGCAAATGCCGCTTTCAAACTTTCCTCTGACATTGACATAATATCACCCTCCAATTAAAAATATTCCAAAACCTTACCAAAAATTAGATTTTAAATATTTAAATTTTCAAGATATGTCAAGATGAATGACAAAAAAAGAGGAATTCTTGTTCTTTTTTACTGCCCTATTACTGTTGGCATCTTTCTCCCGTCAACATTGGCAGCTTCAATCCTAAATATCTTAACTGCATTGGGATTGTTCATGCTCTTTTGATAATAAGCCATTCTCTTTTCTAAATAGTTTGCCGGGTCCAGCCCAACCTTCTCCATATTCGCCTTTACCACCATCTCAATCTCTTTAATCTCCTTTACCTGCTCTAGAACTCCTTCTACTATAACAGAAGCCCACTCGCTGTGGTCCTTGTTCCAGCTGAAAACATTGAAACAGACTTTATTATTCCTCTTTAAGATATCCCATTTCCTTCCCATAGGAAACAGCGAAAGATAGACCTTTTCCTTTATATAAACAAAACCAAAGGGAATGCAGTAAGGTATGTCATTATCTGCTACGGCAAGCACACCATCTCCAACAGTGGTCAAAAGATTATCCATCTCTTCCTTGGTTAATTTTTTCATATTCATTTTTCCTTTTTTAAAAAAACACTTTTTAATAGGCTATTTTCTCTTGAAACATTTACCTCTCTTTTTTTAAAGTCACTGCAGAAATTTTCTATTTCAAGAATCTGTTGTTCCGGCATGTTAATTCCTAAGTTTCTTGAAAATCTTATATGGCTGGAAAATTTTAATGTCAACAGGCTTTTCATGAAAAAGCAAAAATAACAACGGCGATTCAACGCAGGCTTGCGGAAAAATACATATCCGTTGATATCATTATTAAATCCGAAAAAAGAATGAATCAGGAGCGAGGAAATGTAGGTGCTATAACTTACTACGCTCTTAAAGAAGGGGTTGTGGTTTGATTGACGAAATTATAAAACTTTGGATGATAAAAGCTGATAACAATTTAAAGACAGGGAAAGACGAATTTGTGGCCGAAAATCCGGCAACCGATACCGTATGTTTTCATATGCAGCAATGCGTTGAAAAGTATCTTAAAGTTTTTCTGGTTTTTAAAGGTAAAGAAATTTCAAAAACCCATAATTTGGCTCTTATACTCCAACAATGTATTGAAATTGACCCCGAATTTGAAAAACTCAGAATTGCAGGCGCTGATGAATTGACCGTATATGCTATCGGCACACGCTATCCAGATGATTTTTATATGCCGTCTTTGGAAGAGTCTAAAAAAGCAATAGGCATAGCCGAAGAAATCAAACAATTTGTTATTAATAAATTGAAAACTTGAAAAAGTAAAAGTAATTGAATTAAAGGGAAGTTAAAGAAAAAATCTGACAGGCGCATAAAGGGACGGGGAAAGGGGGACGTTGTTGAATACTATCACTTTTCATTTTTAGTTTCCGCATTTTGGATAGCCTTAACAATTGCTGAAGTACAAACCCCCAATTGCCTTGCAATCTCTGCTGAAGGCATTCCCAGTTCGCGGCTTAAATAATATGATATCATTGTTCTTAATCTTGAGAGATTCAAAGAAGTGCAGAGTGCCGGGTGCGTCTAATCTTGCTTGTCGTGGCACGAGTATCTCTTATCACTTCCTCACACCAATTGCAAAGTGTTCTTTTTCATCAACGTCCCCC encodes:
- a CDS encoding rubrerythrin, with product MSMSEESLKAAFAGESQANRKYLAFAEKAKREGHNQAARLFLAAAEAETIHAHNHLRALKGIRSTKENLQEAVSGETHEFKNMYPEMLEKAKQEGNKEAERSFKYALDTEKGHAELYQKLLNNLDTSKEEYPYFVCPVCGYTAEKEAPHEKCPLCSVKSNNFIKIE